Proteins co-encoded in one Dreissena polymorpha isolate Duluth1 chromosome 12, UMN_Dpol_1.0, whole genome shotgun sequence genomic window:
- the LOC127852479 gene encoding uncharacterized protein LOC127852479 codes for MHVIRVLLVLSLTTVTNVYTVQVCGKALADVIDLVCSGRGFYTFNQRGVPSIKKRAALQFLKKRSGPTPLGHQGIVTECCFNACSFEHIENYCAAPPGHETANPTHAPLSQHMAEAFFESEAVNSLGDLYAQGDVPPSSAATHSTPRPAADTSDLEDLNPITATFRWPISAPTATGRRASLLTPPIINRNPNLRSRFFFVRHMNLQPTRAPVIS; via the exons ATGCACGTGATTCGCGTACTATTAGTTTTGTCCCTGACTACGGTAACCAATGTGTACACGGTGCAGGTGTGCGGCAAGGCGCTGGCAGACGTCATTGACCTCGTCTGCTCTGGCCGGGGTTTCTACACATTCAATCAAAGAG GTGTGCCATCTATCAAGAAGCGTGCCGCCCTTCAGTTCCTTAAGAAGCGTAGCGGTCCCACCCCTCTCGGCCACCAGGGGATCGTGACGGAGTGCTGCTTCAACGCCTGCAGCTTCGAGCACATCGAGAACTACTGCGCGGCCCCGCCTGGACACGAGACAGCAAACCCTACACACGCCCCTCTG AGCCAGCACATGGCAGAGGCTTTCTTCGAGAGTGAGGCAGTGAACAGCCTTGGTGACCTGTATGCCCAAGGTGATGTGCCACCTTCATCTGCTGCAACACACTCTACACCGCGGCCAGCTGCTGACACATCGGACCTCGAAGATTTAAATCCTATTACCGCGACCTTCCGATGGCCAATTAGTGCCCCTACAGCCACTGGGCGGCGCGCCAGTTTGCTTACACCACCAATAATAAATAGAAATCCTAATTTACGTTCGAGATTTTTCTTTGTTCGGCACATGAATTTGCAACCAACAAGAGCGCCCGTGATATCTTAG